The Gemmata palustris genome includes a region encoding these proteins:
- the ilvB gene encoding biosynthetic-type acetolactate synthase large subunit has translation MADPNTTPTPANTPMSGADILVHSLIRHGVDTVFAYPGGASMPIHQALTRVTGQLRTILPRHEQGGGFMGHGYSRTTGKASVCVSTSGPGATNFVTCIADAKMDSIPLIAITGQVPTAVLGNDAFQETPMVEICRGITKHHYLLTRTEDITRVVKEAFHIATTGRPGPVLIDVCKDVQIKAIVPDWDPPMDLPGYRPMRKATRPELEAVIAAIRASKKPFIYAGGGVTHSDAAAELKEFAELVGAPVGLTVHGLGNFPSDHYLCLQMLGMHGTVYSNYAVNEADLLIALGVRFDDRVTGKLTEFAKHGKIVHIDIDQSEIHKNKFAHVPVHSDLKHALTDLNTMLKDSKNADLTAGGRYPDWWRQIDAWRAAEPLKFAEPEHLIIPQYAIRRLWEILRDRNQLNETIITTGVGQHQMWAAQFFHFNTPRKWITSGGLGTMGFGLPSALGAKVAFPNNLVIDIDGDGSFLMNVQELATAYAEKIPAKVLLLNNQHLGMVMQWEDRFFGSNRGHTYLGAGDDQPPYPDFCKIAEGFGVTSKSVTDKVDLDAALVEMIESPGPFLLNVHVPHQEHVLPMIPANMTVKDIIKA, from the coding sequence ATGGCCGATCCGAACACGACCCCGACCCCCGCCAACACCCCCATGAGTGGGGCCGACATCCTTGTTCACAGCCTCATCCGGCACGGGGTCGATACGGTATTCGCGTACCCCGGCGGCGCGAGCATGCCGATCCACCAAGCGCTCACGCGCGTCACGGGCCAGCTCCGCACGATCCTCCCGCGCCACGAACAGGGCGGCGGGTTCATGGGCCACGGGTACAGCCGCACCACCGGTAAAGCGAGCGTGTGCGTCTCGACCAGCGGCCCCGGCGCCACCAACTTCGTGACGTGCATCGCCGACGCGAAGATGGACTCCATCCCGCTCATCGCGATCACCGGGCAGGTGCCCACGGCCGTTCTCGGGAACGATGCGTTCCAGGAAACGCCGATGGTCGAAATCTGCCGCGGCATCACCAAGCACCACTACCTGCTCACCCGCACCGAGGACATCACCCGCGTGGTGAAGGAAGCGTTCCACATCGCGACGACGGGGCGCCCCGGGCCGGTGCTCATCGACGTGTGCAAGGACGTGCAGATCAAGGCCATCGTGCCGGACTGGGACCCGCCGATGGACCTGCCCGGGTACCGGCCGATGCGGAAGGCCACGCGCCCGGAACTGGAAGCCGTGATCGCGGCGATCCGCGCGAGCAAGAAACCGTTCATCTACGCCGGCGGCGGGGTGACGCACAGCGACGCCGCGGCGGAACTGAAGGAGTTCGCGGAACTGGTCGGCGCGCCGGTGGGTCTCACCGTTCACGGGCTCGGTAACTTCCCGTCCGACCACTACTTGTGCCTGCAAATGCTCGGCATGCACGGCACGGTGTACTCCAACTACGCGGTCAACGAGGCCGACCTGCTCATCGCGCTGGGCGTGCGGTTCGATGATCGCGTGACGGGCAAACTCACCGAGTTCGCGAAGCACGGTAAGATTGTACACATCGATATCGATCAGAGCGAAATTCATAAGAACAAGTTCGCACACGTCCCGGTCCACAGCGACCTGAAGCACGCGCTGACGGACCTCAACACGATGTTGAAGGACTCGAAGAACGCGGACCTCACCGCCGGCGGGCGCTACCCGGACTGGTGGCGGCAGATCGACGCCTGGCGCGCGGCCGAGCCGCTCAAGTTCGCGGAGCCGGAACACCTCATCATTCCGCAGTACGCGATCCGGCGGCTGTGGGAGATCCTCCGCGATCGGAACCAGCTCAACGAGACGATCATCACGACCGGCGTGGGCCAGCACCAGATGTGGGCGGCGCAGTTCTTCCACTTCAACACGCCGCGCAAGTGGATCACGAGCGGCGGGTTGGGCACGATGGGCTTCGGGCTGCCGAGCGCGCTGGGGGCGAAGGTCGCGTTCCCGAACAACCTCGTCATCGACATCGACGGCGACGGCAGCTTCCTAATGAACGTTCAGGAACTGGCGACCGCTTACGCCGAGAAGATCCCGGCCAAGGTGCTGCTGCTCAACAACCAGCACCTCGGCATGGTGATGCAGTGGGAGGACCGGTTCTTCGGCTCGAACCGCGGTCACACCTACTTGGGCGCGGGCGACGACCAACCGCCGTACCCGGACTTCTGCAAGATCGCCGAGGGCTTCGGGGTCACGTCGAAGAGCGTCACCGACAAGGTCGATCTGGACGCGGCCCTCGTGGAGATGATCGAGTCGCCCGGGCCGTTCCTGCTGAACGTCCACGTGCCGCACCAGGAGCACGTGCTCCCGATGATCCCCGCCAACATGACCGTGAAGGACATCATCAAGGCGTAA
- a CDS encoding transposase: protein MRRGYSTITPAVVHALTRRTLERALGWTDYKRSVTRTQLLDLVLLIAGTTRTLFAVVTRYFGFSHETARQAMHANRGSRDQLTARLVDALHQVAGFTRRDRRRRWTCAIDVHYVPFYGDRSTPGIIGGPKKAGTSFFHAYATGVLIHKHRRYTVGLMSVTKGTKPHQQVQTLLDQVAARGLTVRGVVLDAGFDSGETLLLLQERNLSYTVPMRKKGTGTNRRNASYTQPHGTITTMEWVTEKSRKAVSTRVLVWQRKGESHARVYAFRGWGDATAVSEANRARLGRRRYRERFGIETSYRQKNQARGWTTSTNPEYRLLLEGVALLLRQVWVYLTLRIARARGLAPTAWVAQFPLAEMLDWLTQRIRSRYPRTRCITLPHNTLTTNATP from the coding sequence ATGCGACGTGGTTACTCTACGATCACCCCGGCGGTGGTCCACGCACTGACGCGCCGAACGTTGGAACGGGCCCTGGGTTGGACCGACTACAAGCGGTCGGTCACGCGCACCCAGTTGCTCGACCTGGTGCTGTTGATCGCGGGCACCACCCGCACGTTGTTCGCGGTAGTGACCCGGTACTTCGGGTTCTCCCACGAGACCGCGCGACAGGCGATGCACGCCAACCGGGGTTCCCGGGACCAACTCACGGCCCGGTTGGTGGATGCCCTTCACCAGGTGGCGGGGTTCACGCGCCGGGACCGGAGGCGCCGGTGGACGTGTGCCATCGATGTGCATTACGTCCCCTTTTATGGGGATCGCAGCACCCCGGGGATCATCGGCGGACCCAAGAAGGCCGGGACCTCGTTCTTTCACGCGTACGCCACCGGGGTACTGATTCACAAGCACCGGCGGTACACCGTGGGGCTGATGAGCGTGACGAAAGGAACCAAGCCGCACCAGCAGGTGCAGACCCTTCTGGACCAGGTGGCGGCCCGCGGGCTCACGGTCCGCGGGGTGGTTCTGGACGCCGGGTTCGACAGCGGGGAGACCCTGTTGCTGTTGCAGGAACGGAACCTGAGCTACACGGTCCCGATGCGCAAGAAGGGCACCGGTACCAACCGCCGCAACGCCAGCTACACCCAACCCCACGGCACCATCACCACCATGGAGTGGGTCACCGAGAAGAGCCGCAAGGCGGTATCGACTCGGGTGCTCGTGTGGCAACGGAAGGGCGAATCGCACGCCCGGGTGTACGCGTTCCGCGGGTGGGGCGATGCGACCGCCGTGTCGGAGGCGAACCGGGCTCGGTTGGGGCGCCGGCGGTACCGAGAGCGGTTCGGGATCGAGACCAGCTATCGGCAGAAGAACCAGGCCCGCGGGTGGACCACCAGCACCAACCCCGAGTACCGGTTGCTGCTCGAGGGCGTGGCCCTGCTGTTGCGCCAGGTGTGGGTGTACCTGACGCTCCGGATCGCTCGGGCACGCGGGCTCGCGCCGACCGCCTGGGTCGCCCAGTTCCCGTTGGCCGAGATGCTCGACTGGCTCACGCAACGGATCCGCTCACGATACCCACGCACACGATGTATTACCCTGCCACACAATACACTTACAACCAACGCAACGCCTTGA
- a CDS encoding DUF4337 domain-containing protein, with protein sequence MADVEIPDPKEAEEKAGDPFTRQIALCVAVYAVALAVTALGGSNAGKDMVMAQQQASNQWAYYQAKVMRENMYVLETEKLQLDMDLLGTELKPAQRARMEQSRSKYQAKAEEYKKEKEEIMAEAKKLEAERDVAARRDPYFDYAEVLLQIAIVLASVAMLSGKRWAFYGSLALAGLGALLCANGYGLFLKLPGLG encoded by the coding sequence ATGGCCGACGTCGAAATACCCGACCCGAAGGAAGCCGAGGAAAAGGCCGGCGACCCGTTCACCCGGCAAATCGCGCTGTGCGTGGCCGTGTACGCGGTCGCGCTGGCGGTGACCGCGCTGGGCGGCAGCAACGCCGGCAAGGACATGGTGATGGCCCAACAGCAGGCCAGCAACCAGTGGGCGTATTACCAAGCGAAGGTGATGCGCGAGAACATGTACGTCCTGGAAACCGAGAAGTTGCAACTGGACATGGACCTGCTCGGCACCGAGTTGAAGCCCGCCCAGCGCGCCCGAATGGAACAGTCGCGGAGCAAGTACCAGGCGAAAGCCGAGGAGTACAAGAAGGAAAAAGAAGAGATCATGGCGGAGGCGAAGAAGCTCGAAGCCGAGCGCGACGTGGCCGCCCGGCGCGACCCGTACTTCGACTACGCCGAGGTACTGCTCCAGATCGCGATCGTGCTCGCGTCCGTCGCGATGCTCTCGGGCAAGCGCTGGGCGTTCTACGGCAGCCTCGCCCTCGCTGGTTTGGGTGCTCTACTGTGCGCGAACGGCTACGGACTATTCCTGAAACTGCCGGGACTGGGGTGA
- a CDS encoding ATP-binding protein, with translation MNPLAELPVLDATRCTGCGDCVTACPADCLAMGGPRPWLPRPRDCVSCSVCELVCPADAIRLRAAEG, from the coding sequence ATGAACCCGCTGGCCGAACTGCCGGTCCTGGACGCGACCCGCTGCACGGGGTGCGGGGACTGCGTGACCGCGTGCCCGGCGGACTGCCTCGCGATGGGCGGCCCGCGCCCGTGGCTCCCGCGGCCCCGCGACTGCGTGTCGTGTTCCGTGTGCGAACTCGTTTGTCCGGCCGATGCGATTCGATTGAGGGCGGCCGAAGGGTGA
- a CDS encoding OB-fold protein, translating to MPVRLVCPSCSATLSVKDEFAGRAVRCPKCGGVIPASQPGAPVPPPSRAVMPALPLPEPAPEPPPELFGVPDEPAPPKGGKIVGRPVTPVPEGDEYDEEARPARRRGPRDERNGDDRPSTRRGAAGRDDDRPVRRRRPRDDGDDDRPEGKKGGKGPIIIVAILCGTLLTCCGGAGYGGWWLYSKAKKAKDDFVEAVDKINFRVGALTYGELEVGTATRTETDAKLGTGRIATDADLPKVFAADPGRTDVWSDKVRQKRAILWQNGDDYLIAAFHPTADGNARLQAKEWHPKSGAALREGELNDVKFAQQYPPGGTSVTAEDLAQAYKDNVTTADEKYKNKTVLVEGKLNDFTYGFEGELQVILDGVPASPGRLATTVRVFVAKSDTNKVLGISRGQTAKFKGKCNGTFGGLEINIANATFDSAGADLSSTVTASTLIAEYGRGNEATDEKYKDKPITITSALIESKDGDQSLYVVGNLKKSTVRIKVTLPSDAKKQIATLKAGDRVKIKGEYSSSSDNVIYINRAWIAP from the coding sequence ATGCCGGTGCGTTTGGTGTGCCCGTCGTGTTCGGCGACGCTGTCGGTGAAGGACGAGTTCGCCGGGCGCGCGGTGCGGTGCCCAAAGTGCGGGGGCGTGATCCCCGCGTCGCAACCGGGTGCCCCGGTGCCCCCGCCCTCGCGCGCCGTAATGCCGGCGCTGCCACTTCCCGAACCGGCGCCGGAACCGCCCCCCGAGCTGTTCGGCGTACCCGACGAACCGGCCCCTCCCAAGGGTGGGAAGATCGTCGGGCGGCCCGTAACTCCGGTGCCCGAGGGCGATGAGTACGACGAGGAGGCCCGGCCCGCACGGCGCCGAGGCCCGCGCGACGAGCGCAACGGAGACGATCGACCGAGCACCAGGAGAGGGGCTGCCGGTCGAGACGACGACCGACCGGTTCGTCGCCGCCGGCCGCGCGACGACGGCGACGATGACCGGCCCGAGGGCAAGAAGGGTGGAAAGGGGCCGATTATTATCGTCGCGATTCTGTGCGGCACTTTGCTGACGTGCTGCGGCGGAGCCGGGTACGGCGGGTGGTGGCTCTACAGCAAGGCGAAGAAGGCCAAAGACGACTTTGTCGAGGCGGTCGACAAGATCAATTTCCGGGTCGGTGCTCTCACTTACGGCGAACTGGAAGTCGGAACCGCCACCCGGACCGAGACCGACGCGAAATTGGGCACCGGGCGGATCGCGACCGATGCCGACTTGCCGAAAGTGTTCGCGGCCGATCCCGGGCGCACGGACGTCTGGTCGGACAAAGTTCGCCAGAAGCGCGCGATTCTGTGGCAGAACGGCGACGACTACCTCATTGCGGCGTTCCATCCGACGGCCGACGGAAACGCGCGCCTCCAGGCGAAGGAATGGCACCCCAAGAGTGGAGCGGCGCTACGCGAGGGCGAGCTGAACGACGTCAAGTTCGCGCAGCAGTACCCGCCGGGCGGCACTTCGGTTACGGCCGAGGATCTGGCTCAAGCGTACAAGGACAACGTGACCACCGCGGACGAAAAGTACAAGAACAAGACCGTTCTCGTCGAAGGGAAACTAAACGACTTTACCTACGGCTTCGAGGGCGAACTCCAGGTGATCCTGGACGGTGTCCCGGCCTCGCCCGGCCGGCTCGCTACGACGGTTCGTGTGTTCGTGGCCAAGTCCGACACCAATAAGGTGTTGGGAATTTCGCGCGGCCAGACCGCGAAATTCAAGGGAAAGTGCAACGGGACGTTTGGCGGGTTGGAAATCAACATCGCGAACGCGACCTTTGACAGCGCCGGCGCCGATCTTTCCTCGACCGTAACGGCATCAACCCTGATCGCAGAGTACGGCCGGGGCAACGAAGCGACCGATGAAAAATACAAGGACAAACCGATTACCATCACCAGCGCACTGATCGAGAGCAAGGACGGTGACCAGTCGCTCTATGTCGTTGGTAACCTGAAAAAGAGCACGGTTCGGATCAAGGTGACCCTCCCGTCCGACGCCAAGAAACAAATCGCCACTCTGAAGGCGGGCGACCGGGTCAAGATCAAGGGCGAATACTCCAGTTCGTCGGACAACGTCATCTACATTAATCGCGCCTGGATCGCACCGTAG
- a CDS encoding sigma 54-interacting transcriptional regulator, whose product MSTPPPSGRGRPADSSGFAWRAFFHQSATPIFVLGKSRRLRYANPAWEKLAGVKLAEALGMVCSQRRHSTPLASALAPTPEALAGRPDRARRPAPPGRNGPPWWDVTFAPLAGDGSPREAAPGPAKAGDALFGFVGFIAVVGEPVPAAARKVPPSVAALRDRRATHFSPDLLAGESLASARLVAQTRLAAQIAAPVWIVGEVGSGKETVARVVHHTSALRDRAFVAIDCAGLQPYLIESLLFGHGGLSASDRLGTVYLKEPRALPRDMQQRLADHFTEPTSARLVCGSERTAQAAVATGELVPAFQTSLSAFELHVPPLRERLEDIPRIATRLLNRTIDPAALAVLRGHTWPSNLRELVDVLHEAAGEGRTGPILREHLPHELRLKAGLMRAGPPKSLNLDAILEAVEKRIIQLALRKANNHQTEAAELLGVFRAKLWRRLDALGIPIPPQPPKPRKE is encoded by the coding sequence ATGTCCACGCCGCCACCGTCCGGTAGGGGCCGTCCGGCCGATTCGAGCGGGTTCGCGTGGCGCGCCTTCTTCCACCAATCTGCGACGCCCATTTTCGTACTCGGAAAGAGTCGGCGGTTGCGGTACGCGAACCCCGCGTGGGAGAAACTCGCGGGCGTGAAGCTCGCGGAAGCACTCGGAATGGTCTGTTCCCAGCGCCGGCACAGCACGCCACTCGCCTCAGCGCTCGCACCGACACCAGAAGCACTCGCGGGGCGCCCTGACCGCGCGCGAAGGCCCGCACCGCCTGGGCGCAACGGCCCGCCGTGGTGGGACGTGACGTTCGCGCCGCTCGCTGGTGACGGCAGCCCGCGCGAAGCTGCACCGGGGCCGGCGAAAGCGGGGGACGCGCTGTTCGGCTTTGTCGGGTTCATCGCGGTGGTTGGTGAACCGGTTCCCGCGGCCGCGCGGAAGGTGCCCCCGAGTGTGGCCGCGCTCCGGGACCGGCGCGCGACGCATTTCAGCCCGGATCTTCTCGCAGGAGAATCACTTGCCTCCGCGCGATTGGTAGCCCAAACGCGGCTCGCGGCCCAGATCGCCGCGCCGGTGTGGATCGTGGGCGAAGTTGGCAGCGGAAAAGAAACCGTGGCCCGCGTCGTTCACCACACGAGCGCGCTCCGAGATCGTGCGTTCGTCGCGATCGATTGTGCCGGGCTCCAGCCGTACCTGATCGAGAGCTTGCTGTTCGGTCACGGCGGGCTGAGTGCTTCGGATCGCCTGGGTACGGTGTACCTGAAGGAGCCGCGTGCGCTCCCACGCGACATGCAGCAGCGGCTCGCGGATCACTTCACCGAACCCACTTCCGCGCGGCTCGTCTGCGGTTCCGAACGTACCGCACAAGCCGCGGTCGCGACCGGCGAACTGGTTCCCGCGTTCCAGACGTCTCTTTCTGCGTTTGAATTGCACGTTCCGCCGTTGCGCGAACGCCTCGAAGACATCCCACGAATCGCAACGCGGCTTCTGAATCGCACCATCGACCCGGCCGCGCTCGCCGTGTTGCGGGGGCACACGTGGCCGTCGAACCTGCGCGAATTAGTGGACGTGTTGCACGAGGCCGCAGGGGAGGGGAGAACCGGACCGATTCTGCGCGAGCATCTGCCGCACGAACTTCGACTGAAGGCCGGACTCATGCGCGCGGGGCCGCCGAAATCACTGAACTTGGACGCGATTCTCGAAGCGGTCGAAAAGCGAATCATTCAACTCGCTCTGCGGAAGGCGAACAACCACCAGACGGAAGCGGCGGAACTGCTCGGGGTGTTCCGCGCCAAGTTGTGGCGCCGGCTCGACGCGCTCGGCATCCCGATTCCGCCTCAACCGCCGAAGCCGCGCAAGGAATGA